CAGAATCAACACCTAATGTCTTTTCTTCTCCAAGCCGCAACGATTCCATTAAATTTTTGTTATTTTGTCTCATTTCCATTATTTGCTGCGCGGGATCTCCATCATCCGTGTTTATTGGAATTGCACCAATTGATTCTGCACGTTTAAGCCTCTCATCGGAGTCATCGACTATGTAGACTTCACCTGCTCCTTTTAAAACAGAACTGTAAGCAGCAAGCAAACCTACAGGCCCTGCACCGAAAACTGCCACAGCTTTACCTGCAGAAACATGAGCTAATTCTGTAGAATAATAGGACGTTGGGAAGATATCTGCAAGAAGTACAAAATCATCTTCAAATTCATCTCCAGGTTCTCCAGGTAATTTTAAGCATGCCCAATCAGCAAACGGGACAAGTACATATTCAGCCTGTCCTCCTTCATACGGACCCATATCCACGTATCCATATGCTGCTCCGGGTTGCTCTCGATTCAGTGTAAGACATGCATTGGTCATACCTTGAATACAATTCAGGCAAAACCCACATGCTATATTAAAAGGCATGACAACTCTATCTCCGGGTTTTACTAACTGTACTGCATCTCCAACCTCTTCAACTACGCCCATTGGTTCATGACCAAGGGTTCGTCCGGATTCAAATGTTGTTTCACCGTCGTACATATGTAAATCGCTCCCACATATGGCACTGCTGGTAATTCGTATAATCGCATCTGTCGGCTTGCTTATTTTCGGATTTTCCACATCCTTAACTTCAACTTTTTTAGGACCTTTATAAACAACAGCTTTCATTTTTCAACCTCCAAAAAATTAAGTATAATTTTTTGGGCCCTCGAACACTCTGTGTTCGGGGCCTACAACTCTTTGATTTGTGGCCGAGAAAACGTAGTTTTCCACAGCATCGGAAATCTCTGATTTCCGAATGTTTCAGAAATTCATAGAATTTCTTTCAATCTCCAAAAAATCCCTCGAAAATTCTTTGAATTTTCGGGCTACCGAAAATCTACGATTTTCGAAGACTTCGATTTTTTGAGGTTTCGAAAATCTCAATTTTTGATTGAGATTTCCTTCAACCCCCCTCACGTTTGAAGATAATTTTATTGTTGATCATATTAATTATTTATTAATAATTATTACGAAATAATTTGGGTACTCTGCCAATTAAAATGAACAGAAAAATTACATGAAACATGCCCTAATAACTGAGCACATCCTATTTTTAATAATTTAGACAGTTTAAATAAGAGCACAAATAGATAAATTTAAAGGTATCTATTTTTAATTATTAATCATTAATTACTTAACATTCAATGAGCGGAGGTGAAAACAGTGGTTCTAGGAATAGATGATCCATGGGTTTGGAGTGCTTATATTTTAACTATATTAAGTATGCTTTTATGCGTGATTTATGGGGCCTTAAATTGGAATAAAGGCGATGAAGACGAAGAAACACAAGTTAAAGAAGAAATGGAATGGCATAAAAAAGAAAAAGAGATGGAAGAAAAAGAATTAGGGATATGGGATGAAGAAGGATAGGTAGGGATTAAAATGGATAACTACGTCTTACTTATTGTTATAGCTTTAATATATATTTTAATGGTGGGTTACGTAGGCTACATAGCCTGGAAAAGGACTAAAAGCGCCGACGACTATATGGTCGCCGGAAGAGAAACCCATCCATTTATCATGGCCCTCAGTTATGGGGCCACATTTATCAGTACTGCCGCCATCGTAGGTTTTGGTGGAACAGCAGGAGTGTATGGAATGGGCCTTTTATGGCTCACAGTGTTGAACATTCTTGTCGGTATTTTTATAGCATTTGTCCTGTTTGGGAAACGAACAAGGAAAATGGGGCATAATTTAAACGCGCTTACTTTCCCTGAATTTCTTTCGCGTCGTTTTGACAGTAAATTTATTCAATATTTCAGTGGTGCAGTAATATTTTTAGGAATGCCATTATATGCATCTGTAGTTTTAATTGGTATGGCAAGATTTGTAGAAACAACAATAGGTCTTAATTATTCAATAGCATTAATTGCAATGGCCATTATAGTCGCAATTTATGTTGTCTTTGGTGGAATAAGGGGGGTTATGTACACCGATGCCCTGCAGGGAACTATAATGTTTATAGGAATGGTTATATTATTAGGTGCTATTTACTGGTTAACTGGAGGTATTACCGCAGGTAACCAAGCTTTAACCAATCTAATTCATCAAATCCCAGCTAATGCGACAGCTACGGCAGCAGCTACTGGTTTTACCGGATGGACATCTATGCCCTCGCTTGGAAGTCCATTTTGGTGGACATTAATAAGTACACTTATTTTAGGAGTAGGTATTGGTGTTTTATCACAACCACAGCTCGTAGTAAGGTTCATGACAGTTAAATCCAACAAAGAACTCAACAGAGCAGTTCTAATTGGAGGAATATTCATATTCATCATGACCGGTACCGCGTTCGTTGTAGGAGCATTATCCAACGTTTACTTCTTTGATACTGTTGGACAGCTGGCAATGCAAGTTGCGGGAGGTAATGCAGACAAAATAATCCCAGTATTTATCAGTTCAGCTATGCCGGTCTGGTTTGCCTACTTATTCATGATAACACTGCTTTCTGCAGCTATGTCTACCCTAAGTGCACAATTCCACGTGCAGGGAACTGCTTTAGGCCGAGATATATACGAAACAGTGACTGGAACTAAAGGTAAATCCTCAGTGTTAGTTGCAAGGGCAGGAATTACCATCGCAGTTATAATAGCAGTTATTCTAGGCTTTATTTTACCAGATAACATAATAGCTGTTGGAACTGCCATGTGGTTCAGTATAACTGCGGCAGCATTCCTTTCAATGTACGTGTTTGCATTGTTCTGGAAACGTTCAACCAAAGCAGGTGTAATCTCTGGTTTAGTTATTGGAACATTATTAAGCATATTCTGGATGGTATTTGAATATAAAAAGTCAGCAGCAGCACTTGGTATATGTCAGGCACTTACAGGTAGCCCTGTTCTTATAGCTGCAAATCCATGGCCTACAGTTGATTCAATAGTGATAGCACTGCCTGTTGCATTTGTAATAACAGTTATAGTAAGTTTACTTACAAAACCACAGCCAAAAGAACAGTTAGATAAAATATTTAAGGGAGTTTAATTTTTTCCCCTTTTTTAATTTTATTTTTTTAAATTATTTGTATATTCGCTGGACAAAATCAGGGCACATTCTAGGATATTTTTTTTCAAATTCCATATTTAATTTATCAGTTATCTCTTCTTCAAGTTCTTTGTTTTTAGATGCAGATACAAAAAACGTTTTATTTTCGAAATAAGTGTTTAAAACCTCTTCACCTATGTGCATTTCAATATTAAATGGTTTAAAATCTGAAGACTCCCTTTGAATTTCAGATAATATTTTTGGAGATAATTTAAGGCGTTTATTATCTTCTTGAGTGTAAACAGTATATGGAGTAGCTATCTTTTTAATATGGAAAGATGCACAGCCTTCTATGTTAGAAGCTTTACGTGTGGTTCAAAAAACACAAAGGAAGACTTTTTTCTCAAAATCAACGCTACATTTAAGATTAACTGATTTCATAAAACCCCTCCTTATTTTTCCGAACAAACTAAGCTATCCTCATTATTATTTTGAATTTTATAGTATATATTCATCAAAGAATAAGGAGATTAAAAGAAGTTCGCTCATTTCCATTATCCTGTGCACAGTTTATACTTCATGTTAGATTGTCGTATTGGTTAATTTAAGTTAAATTTGTTTAAAAATCCATTTAATGAATAAGTTACATAGATTAAATTACTAACATTAACAATAACACCCCGAAATGAGTGAATAATGATATTTAAGTCGTATTTAAAAGTAAAAATTAATTTAATCAAAAAAATATAATTTAACATTTCCCAATTATGTTAATGAATTTATTTAAATTTCCAATTAGTTTCTCTTGAGTTGATCTTCAATCTGTTTAACCTGTTGGCCATCATAAAGCTGCTTAGCTTTGCTTATAATTGCATTTTCATTCACGTTAAAATTCTTTGCAATTAACATCTCTTTAATTTCATCTATCCATTTTACTGCTTCAGCATCATCTTGGGAAGGGTTTGATCCATCCTTTGGACGTGCTTTTGAAGCTATATTTCCATCATCATCATCTTCAGAACTTATTCCTAAAAGTGCTGTAAGCTGATATCGTCTACCATATGTAATTGCACTCCCACTTCCCTGAGCTGTATTCTTATCAGGTTTCAAGAATAATTTATCAGTTTCAATTATCTCCCCTGATGTGTGAATGAGTTTAGTTTGAACATATACATCTCCAGCTTCATTACTTCCAGTATTCTGAATTAACAATATTCCATTTTCAGTTAAAAGAGGACGTACACAGTTTAAAATATCCGGCAATGGCGCGTATTTACTCCTGAAAAATGGATTTGTAGCTGTGTTTGATGGATTCTTAATTTTTCTTTGGACTTCAAGTAGTGCTGCTGCTATATTTTTAATTTCCATTTAAATTACTCCTTTTCAGTTACTAGTTTAGTTAATTACCTAATTTTTAAATTTTAAAACAATAAACTTAATCAAAAAAATCTAATTTTATTATATCTTCTTTCTTGAGTTTTTTAGGAGGGTGCAGCTCCTTAAATTCTAACCCATACTCTTTTAAAAGTTTCATGGCACTATCTGTAATAGAAGGTGCCACTAACATCCCCCTTAAACCTTCATTTTCTTCCTTTAAATTATCCACATAACGTTTAAGCTGACTTACCGCGCCCAAACTCCCTCTAACTCTTTTAAGTTCTAAAACCATTATGTTTCCATTTTTATCTTTTCCAAGAATATCAATTACTCCATTTGAGATGGATTTTTCCTTTGCAATTGGTTTGAATCCTTCTTCAATGACTTCAGGGTTTTCATAGAAAATTAGGTTGGCCATGTCTTCCTCGCTTCCAATTAAGTCCAGTTCTTCATAGTCTTTAGCAACAAAATATGTCGCCATGTAAGTTTTTGAGATTTCAACATCCAGAATTTCCTTTGGATTTTTCCGGATACTTCTTATAAGCATTAAATCATCTTTAACCTTAAATTTAACAGTACACCCCGGAGGCTGCCAGTTTACAGGGTTTCTTTTTTCACTTTTGTGAATTAAAAAGGATCCATCTGGTTTTATTATAATTACCCTATCGCCCAGTTCAAGATTACTTTTAGCTCTACCTTCATAGAAAACCCTGCAGCAGGCTGTGATTATTATTATGGCTTTATTTTTGAGCCCATCCTTTAGAAGTTCATTTGTTTTCTCAATACTTGGATTTTCTTCTACTTTGAATTTCACCATGACTATTACTCGTTTTCTGTTAGTTAATTGTAGTGCAATTTTGAAAGAAGTTGAGGATTTAAATCAAGTTAAATTTAAAAAAAATAGAATTTAACAATAAATTAAAAAAAAATAAGAATAAAAATTATTCTTCGTTTTCAAATGCCCTCAGAAATCCCTCAAAATTCTTCGAATTTTGGGGCCACAAACACTTTGTGTTTGTAGGCATGGATTTCTGGGGTTAAATGAAATTACAAATCAGAGCTCGTAAAAACTAAGTTTTTACGGCCCCAAAACCATAGGTTTTGAGGGATTTGTAATTTCCTGAACCGATGAAACAAGCTTTCGAAAATCAAAGATTTTCGATGCTCCAAAAACCTTCGGTTTTTGAGAGTTTCCTCATGCATCGAAAAAGCTATGCTTTTTCGAATGCCTCTGCATTCACGATTTTGAGATTTGGAGTTCTTGCGTTTGGGTTACTTGCTTGAACTGCTTTTACTGTTACGTTTTTGACACTCTTGTTCACTGTTTCTCGGAATGTGTCAAAAACAACGGAGTAACTTTCAAGCTGATCTAGCTCAGTATCGTTTAAAGCATGACTTAAACTGTCTATCAATTCGTAGATCCTACCGCCTTTTTCTCCATATATTTTAGCAACGTCATCATCGAAGTATGCTGATGTTATAAGCCCACATATCCATTTTCGCTTGTTTTCGTGGTCTGTGATTATAACATAGAACTCCTGTACTTCTTTACCCTTAATTTCCTTGGATTTTAATTCCCCGACGTATATTTCACCAGTTATTTCACTTTCTGGTTCTAGTTGAGAAAGGTACATGGTTTCATAGTCGTCGTCGTAGTTTGCGCTTCCTTTTTGGATTCCTAAATCAATCATTTAATTCACCTCAAACTATTCGCACTGAACGTTTTCATCTTCGGGATGAGAGTATTCAAATCCTTCTTTTCTACACCAGTCATAGAAAGCCTCTGTAGCCCCACGAGATAATCGCCCTTGTTTGTCACCATATTTTTGTCGTGTAATTCTCCTGAATGCTATCTCTAATTCATCAGGAATGCATACTGTTACCGCTCCCATCCAATCATCATCCTCTTATGAAATATGTTTTATGCTTTATGTTATATGTTTTATTTTTAATATTTAAAGTTTTCGGTTTAGAAGATTAGAAAGTATTACTAAAACATTTAATTAGAATGGTTTAAAGGAAAAATAAGGTTAATACTAACTATTAAAGCAAAAGAGCTGCTTTTAATAACGATACATTTAAATAATACGAAATAATAGTCATATTATGATACTAAAACATTCCAATGATGTCTCTCCCGAGACTATGATAAAACCAGGTTTTAATAAGATGGAAGCACGTTTTCTTCTTACAAGTGATGATGGTTGCCCAAGATATGCTTTACGACTTATGGAATTTGGGCCTGAAGGACATACATCATACCATTGTCATAAAGAAGA
This Methanobacterium bryantii DNA region includes the following protein-coding sequences:
- a CDS encoding symporter small accessory protein, producing the protein MVLGIDDPWVWSAYILTILSMLLCVIYGALNWNKGDEDEETQVKEEMEWHKKEKEMEEKELGIWDEEG
- a CDS encoding glutathione-independent formaldehyde dehydrogenase, which codes for MKAVVYKGPKKVEVKDVENPKISKPTDAIIRITSSAICGSDLHMYDGETTFESGRTLGHEPMGVVEEVGDAVQLVKPGDRVVMPFNIACGFCLNCIQGMTNACLTLNREQPGAAYGYVDMGPYEGGQAEYVLVPFADWACLKLPGEPGDEFEDDFVLLADIFPTSYYSTELAHVSAGKAVAVFGAGPVGLLAAYSSVLKGAGEVYIVDDSDERLKRAESIGAIPINTDDGDPAQQIMEMRQNNKNLMESLRLGEEKTLGVDSAIDAVGFQAYDRENPNQEKRNQVLMDIANVINAGGHVGLIGVYPKENPAADNEDEKQGNIMFPLGKLWEKGITIGMGQTPVKQLHVFLRNLIFDGKAKPSFIVSDRISIEDAPQIYSQFDKRDTVVKPVIKFGAAAK
- a CDS encoding ERF family protein — encoded protein: MEIKNIAAALLEVQRKIKNPSNTATNPFFRSKYAPLPDILNCVRPLLTENGILLIQNTGSNEAGDVYVQTKLIHTSGEIIETDKLFLKPDKNTAQGSGSAITYGRRYQLTALLGISSEDDDDGNIASKARPKDGSNPSQDDAEAVKWIDEIKEMLIAKNFNVNENAIISKAKQLYDGQQVKQIEDQLKRN
- a CDS encoding sodium:solute symporter family protein — its product is MDNYVLLIVIALIYILMVGYVGYIAWKRTKSADDYMVAGRETHPFIMALSYGATFISTAAIVGFGGTAGVYGMGLLWLTVLNILVGIFIAFVLFGKRTRKMGHNLNALTFPEFLSRRFDSKFIQYFSGAVIFLGMPLYASVVLIGMARFVETTIGLNYSIALIAMAIIVAIYVVFGGIRGVMYTDALQGTIMFIGMVILLGAIYWLTGGITAGNQALTNLIHQIPANATATAAATGFTGWTSMPSLGSPFWWTLISTLILGVGIGVLSQPQLVVRFMTVKSNKELNRAVLIGGIFIFIMTGTAFVVGALSNVYFFDTVGQLAMQVAGGNADKIIPVFISSAMPVWFAYLFMITLLSAAMSTLSAQFHVQGTALGRDIYETVTGTKGKSSVLVARAGITIAVIIAVILGFILPDNIIAVGTAMWFSITAAAFLSMYVFALFWKRSTKAGVISGLVIGTLLSIFWMVFEYKKSAAALGICQALTGSPVLIAANPWPTVDSIVIALPVAFVITVIVSLLTKPQPKEQLDKIFKGV
- the nucS gene encoding endonuclease NucS, translated to MVKFKVEENPSIEKTNELLKDGLKNKAIIIITACCRVFYEGRAKSNLELGDRVIIIKPDGSFLIHKSEKRNPVNWQPPGCTVKFKVKDDLMLIRSIRKNPKEILDVEISKTYMATYFVAKDYEELDLIGSEEDMANLIFYENPEVIEEGFKPIAKEKSISNGVIDILGKDKNGNIMVLELKRVRGSLGAVSQLKRYVDNLKEENEGLRGMLVAPSITDSAMKLLKEYGLEFKELHPPKKLKKEDIIKLDFFD